Proteins encoded together in one Telopea speciosissima isolate NSW1024214 ecotype Mountain lineage chromosome 6, Tspe_v1, whole genome shotgun sequence window:
- the LOC122663668 gene encoding probable calcium-binding protein CML23, with protein sequence MFSSCKFCLSHPPKWVKTLLEQLKAFNRVKRSNRRKPRRLFSSFDWITSPFANMEVSNQLKQVFKLIDANGDGKISPLELGEVLLCLGHEKLTAVREAEGMVRELDCNGDGYIDLDEFMDVVGHKDEIGCRGKEDDLRDAFLMFDSDRNGYISANELQSVFVSLGHEKCSLDECFLMIRGVDKDGNGLVDFEEFKSMMIGCTG encoded by the coding sequence ATGTTCTCTTCTTGCAAGTTTTGTTTAAGCCATCCACCCAAGTGGGTTAAAACCCTTCTTGAACAACTCAAAGCCTTTAACAGAGTTAAGAGATCCAACAGAAGAAAACCCAGGAGATTGTTTTCTAGTTTCGATTGGATTACTTCGCCTTTCGCGAATATGGAAGTGTCTAACCAGCTGAAACAAGTGTTCAAGCTCATTGATGCAAATGGAGATGGGAAGATTTCTCCTTTGGAACTTGGGGAAGTGTTGCTGTGCCTTGGCCATGAGAAATTGACAGCAGTCAGGGAAGCTGAAGGAATGGTCAGAGAGCTGGATTGTAATGGTGATGGTTACATCGACTTAGATGAGTTCATGGATGTCGTTGGTCACAAAGATGAAATAGGTTGCAGGGGTAAGGAAGACGACCTAAGGGATGCCTTTCTCATGTTTGATTCTGATCGAAATGGGTATATATCAGCTAATGAGTTACAGAGTGTGTTTGTGAGCTTAGGACATGAAAAATGCAGTCTTGATGAATGTTTTCTAATGATCAGAGGAGTCGATAAAGATGGCAATGGGCTCGTAGATTTCGAAGAATTTAAATCAATGATGATAGGATGCACAGGTTGA
- the LOC122666021 gene encoding protein DETOXIFICATION 56-like, with amino-acid sequence MSAISKFPENPTPRSLSTPTTTLALTPKWPTNIKQMISMELRTQGRICVPLVAMNLTWFAKLSITMAFLGRLGDLQLAGGALGLTFANVTGFSVLNGLCGAMEPICGQAYGAKNYNLLHKTLVMATFLLILTTIPVAFLWLNVDKILIHFGQQPDISIVAKKYLLYLLPDLVITSFLCPLKAYLTSQSITVPIMFSSAFALALHIPTSILLSRSKGIEGVSMAVWLTDLLVVIMLGLYVLVMERRKRDKWGWWDHRLVDWIQLLRLCGPCCLTTCLEWWCYEILVLLTGHLPDAKQAVAVVALVLNFDFLLFSVMLSLATCASTRVSNELGANRASPAYKSAYVSLAVSIVSGCIGASVTVAARGPWGSLFSHDKGILKGIKKMMLLMALLELVNFPLAVCGGIVRGTARPWLGIYANLCGFYLLALPLGIVLAFRIRLGLAGLLLGFLAGVTLCLFLLLIFILRIDWANEANKVQIVHACSTTPHEVGYPISVGFVDSSGV; translated from the coding sequence ATGTCTGCAATCTCAAAATTTCCAGAGAACCCAACTCCTCGGTCTCTTTCAACTCCAACTACAACTCTAGCCCTCACTCCAAAATGGCCTACGAACATCAAGCAGATGATTTCAATGGAGCTAAGGACACAGGGGAGGATCTGTGTCCCATTAGTAGCCATGAATTTGACCTGGTTTGCAAAGTTATCAATCACTATGGCATTTCTTGGTCGGCTTGGTGATCTCCAACTAGCAGGAGGTGCACTTGGTCTCACCTTCGCCAATGTCACTGGGTTCTCTGTTTTGAATGGACTCTGTGGTGCCATGGAACCTATCTGTGGGCAGGCTTATGGAGCAAAAAACTATAATCTCCTCCATAAGACACTAGTCATGGCAACCTTTCTCCTAATACTAACTACAATCCCTGTTGCTTTCTTATGGCTCAACGTTGACAAGATACTAATCCACTTCGGCCAACAACCAGATATTTCAATTGTTGCAAAGAAATATCTTTTGTATCTTCTTCCTGACTTAGTGATTACTTCATTCCTTTGTCCTCTCAAGGCCTACTTAACCTCCCAAAGCATAACAGTCCCCATAATGTTCAGCTCGGCTTTTGCACTAGCCCTTCATATCCCTACCAGTATCTTACTTTCAAGATCAAAAGGCATCGAGGGAGTTTCTATGGCTGTCTGGTTGACTGATCTTCTTGTTGTCATTATGCTTGGATTGTATGTGTTGGTGatggaaaggagaaaaagggacAAGTGGGGTTGGTGGGATCATAGATTGGTAGACTGGATACAGTTACTGAGGCTATGTGGTCCATGTTGCCTCACCACCTGCCTTGAGTGGTGGTGCTATGAGATATTGGTTCTGCTCACGGGGCACTTACCAGATGCAAAACAGGCTGTGGCAGTGGTAGCACTGGTGCTCAACTTTGATTTCTTGCTCTTCTCTGTCATGCTCTCGTTAGCCACTTGTGCGTCCACGCGTGTATCAAATGAGCTAGGGGCAAACAGAGCAAGCCCTGCCTACAAATCTGCATATGTATCCTTAGCAGTGAGCATTGTATCAGGTTGCATTGGTGCTTCTGTAACGGTAGCAGCCAGAGGCCCCTGGGGATCTTTGTTTAGCCACGATAAAGGAATCCTGAAAGGTATCAAGAAGATGATGTTACTAATGGCTCTGTTGGAACTTGTAAACTTCCCATTAGCAGTTTGTGGAGGAATAGTTCGTGGAACAGCTAGGCCATGGCTAGGTATCTATGCGAACCTTTGTGGCTTTTACCTGCTGGCCTTGCCTTTGGGAATTGTACTGGCGTTCAGGATAAGGCTTGGGCTTGCTGGACTGTTGTTGGGGTTCTTGGCTGGCGTGACTCTCTGCTTGTTTTTGTTGTTAATTTTCATTCTAAGGATTGATTGGGCTAATGAAGCCAACAAAGTACAAATAGTACACGCTTGCAGCACCACACCGCATGAGGTCGGCTATCCAATCTCTGTGGGATTTGTTGATAGCTCTGGAGTGTGA